The Streptomyces puniciscabiei genomic interval CTTCCTCGACGACGGCTTCGTGAAGATCGACGGCGCGGTCCCGGCCCCTGTCGCCGAGGACTGCGCCAGGCTGCTGTGGCGGGAAACCGGTTACGACCCGGACGACCCGGGCACCTGGAAGGATCCCGTGGTGTGGGTCGGGGACATGGCCCAGGAGCCGTTCGACGCGGCGGTCAACTCCCCTGTGCTGCGCGAGGCGTTCGATCTGCTCGTGGGTGAGGGCCGATGGACTCCGCGCCGTTCGCTGGGCACGTTCCCGCTGCGCTTTCCGCACACCGAGGAGCCTGACGACGCCGGGTGGCACATCGAGGGCAGCTATCTGCCGCAGGGCGAGACCTGGTACTTCGCCAACCTGCGCTCGCGGGACCGCGCGCTGCTGATGCTGTTCCTGTTCAGCGAGGTCACCGAGGCCGACGCCCCGACGCGGATCCGGGTCGGCTCGCACCTGGACGTGCCGCCCCTGCTGGAGCCGTACGGCGAGGCGGGGGCGTCCGTCCTGGAGCTCGGTCCCCGGCTGGACCGGGCCACGGCCCACCGGCCGCTCGCCCACGCCACCGGCCGCCCCGGTGACGTCTTCCTCTGCCACCCGTTCCTGGTGCACGCGGCCCAGCCGCACCACGGCACCCGGCCGCGTTTCATGGCGCAGCCGCCGCTGTATCCGGCGGTGCCCTTGGAGCTGG includes:
- a CDS encoding phytanoyl-CoA dioxygenase family protein, translated to MDDEPVQRFLDDGFVKIDGAVPAPVAEDCARLLWRETGYDPDDPGTWKDPVVWVGDMAQEPFDAAVNSPVLREAFDLLVGEGRWTPRRSLGTFPLRFPHTEEPDDAGWHIEGSYLPQGETWYFANLRSRDRALLMLFLFSEVTEADAPTRIRVGSHLDVPPLLEPYGEAGASVLELGPRLDRATAHRPLAHATGRPGDVFLCHPFLVHAAQPHHGTRPRFMAQPPLYPAVPLELERPDGTYAPVERAIRRGLRR